Proteins encoded in a region of the Ranitomeya imitator isolate aRanImi1 chromosome 9, aRanImi1.pri, whole genome shotgun sequence genome:
- the LOC138649483 gene encoding uncharacterized protein → MESLLTAASKGLNRCGRGQHCSWLLQQAVRDSGRRQLLDCHLPGALRSHLSSLLPSTGKRKCCKSEECPSHDIAEHSHAPQPSTVATPPSRLPWPRPRPPSRLPWPRPPAVYRGHAPRPPSRLPWPRSPAPQPSTVATLPDPPAVYRGHAPRPSTVATLPSRLPWPRSPAPQPSTVAAPPVPQPSTVATPPGPPAVYRGHAPQPSTVATPPASTVATPPAVYRGHAPQLSTVATLPGPPAVYRGHAPRPPSCLPWPRSPAPQPSTVATLPDPPAVYRGLAPPAVYRGHAPQPSTVATLPSRLPWPRSPAPQPSTVATLPGPPAVYRGHAPQPSTVATLPSRLPWPRSPAVYRGRAPQPSTVAALPGPPSRLPWPRSPAPPAVYRGHAPRPPQPSTVATLPGPPSRLPWPRSPAPPAVYRGHAPRPPPAVYRGHAPRPPPAVYRGHAPRPSTVATLPGPPAVYRGHALRPPPAVYRGRAPRPPSRLPWPRSPAPQPSTVATPPGRLPWPRSPAPQPSTVAPSCVM, encoded by the exons ATGGAGTCActgttgacagcagcatctaaggggttaaacagatgtggACGGGGCCAGCACTGCTCGTGGCTGCTGCAGCAGGCTGTCCGGGATAGTGGAcggcgacagctgctggattgtcacctgccgGGGGCGCTACGCTCCCATCTCAGCTCA CTGTTGCCATCTACTGGAAAAAGAAAGTGTTGTAAATCAGAGGAGTGCCCCTCACATGACATTGCTGAGCACAGCCATGCCCCCCAGCCGTCTACCGTGGCCACGCCCCCCAGCCGTCTACCGTGGCCACGCCCCCGGCCCCCCAGCCGTCTACCGTGGCCACGCCCCCCAGCCGTCTACCGTGGCCACGCTCCCCGGCCCCCCAGCCGTCTACCGTGGCCACGCTCCCCGGCCCCCCAGCCGTCTACCGTGGCCACGCTCCCCGACCCCCCAGCCGTCTACCGTGGCCACGCCCCCCGGCCGTCTACCGTGGCCACGCTCCCCAGCCGTCTACCGTGGCCGCGCTCCCCGGCCCCCCAGCCGTCTACCGTGGCCGCGCCCCCCGTCCCCCAGCCGTCTACCGTGGCCACGCCCCCCGGCCCCCCAGCCGTCTACCGTGGCCACGCCCCCCAGCCGTCTACCGTGGCCACGCCCCCAGCGTCTACCGTGGCCACGCCCCCAGCCGTCTACCGTGGCCACGCCCCCCAGCTGTCTACCGTGGCCACGCTCCCCGGCCCCCCAGCTGTCTACCGTGGCCACGCTCCCCGGCCCCCCAGCTGTCTACCGTGGCCACGCTCCCCGGCCCCCCAGCCGTCTACCGTGGCCACGCTCCCCGACCCCCCAGCCGTCTACCGTGGCCTCGCCCCCCCGGCCGTCTACCGTGGCCACGCTCCCCAGCCGTCTACCGTGGCCACGCTCCCCAGCCGTCTACCGTGGCCGCGCTCCCCGGCCCCCCAGCCGTCTACCGTGGCCACGCTCCCCGGCCCCCCAGCCGTCTACCGTGGCCACGCTCCCCAGCCGTCTACCGTGGCCACGCTCCCCAGCCGTCTACCGTGGCCACGCTCCCCAGCCGTCTACCGTGGCCGCGCTCCCCAGCCGTCTACCGTGGCCGCGCTCCCCGGCCCCCCCAGCCGTCTACCGTGGCCACGCTCCCCGGCCCCCCCAGCCGTCTACCGTGGCCACGCTCCCCGGCCCCCCCAGCCGTCTACCGTGGCCACGCTCCCCGGCCCCCCCAGCCGTCTACCGTGGCCACGCTCCCCGGCCCCCCCAGCCGTCTACCGTGGCCACGCTCCCCGGCCCCCCCCAGCCGTCTACCGTGGCCACGCTCCCCGACCCCCCCCAGCCGTCTACCGTGGCCACGCCCCCCGGCCGTCTACCGTGGCCACGCTCCCCGGCCCCCCAGCCGTCTACCGTGGCCACGCTCTCCGACCCCCCCCAGCCGTCTACCGTGGCCGCGCTCCCCGGCCCCCCAGCCGTCTACCGTGGCCGCGCTCCCCGGCCCCCCAGCCGTCTACCGTGGCCACGCCCCCCGGCCGTCTACCGTGGCCGCGCTCCCCGGCCCCCCAGCCGTCTACCGTGGCCCCGTCCTGTGTGATGTGA